Within the Nitrosococcus wardiae genome, the region GTTTGAGACTTTAGCTGGCGGCCGCAATTGGCTTGCCTTGGTCGGCGGCGCTGATGCCCTGGATACCGCAGTAATCCAGCTTTATCACCAACGCCGCCAAGTATTCCGAAGTACTTCCTGGATGCTCCTCGGCTGGCTCCTGGGGGCCGGTGAAGTCTGGCTGGCGCTTTATTTTCTTGATCATCCCGTCGGCTGGATCGAAGCCCTTATGATTGAAAGTTTGGCCCAAGCCGTCAAAGGCGCGGCCTTTCTGGTTCCTGGTGCCCTAGGGGTTCTAGAGGGAGGGTATATCCTACTGGGCAGCCTTATTGGTCTTCCCTATAGTACCAGTTTGGCCTTAGCCTTAACCCGAAGAGTACGAGAGCTGTGCCTGGGCGTTCCAGGGCTTTTAATGTGGCAATTCATGGAGGGAAAACGCCTCTGGCGGCAGACCAAATCTGCCCAGGAGCGACTTTCCATTGATACTTCCCTAAGTAATTAATTGCTGCCTTTCTTCCTCCCTCATTGCTTGTCTCATGGGCTCGAAACAGCTAGGATTTAAGGCTTTGCTAATCGCCATCCGTTTAATTTAAAGGAGAGTTACCATTGAACCTTCCACGTAACCCGACTCGCCCCGTCCGCATCGGCAATATCACTATTGGTGATGGCAACCCGATAGCGGTACAGAGCATGTGTGCTACCCACACTCGGGACGTCGAAGCGACCGTAAAGCAGGTCAACGACTTGGTAAAGGCTGGTGCTGACGTGGTGCGCATCGCGGTAGACACCAAACGGGATGTGGAAGCGCTCATAGAGATCCGGCAGCAAACCCAGGCAAATTTGTCAGTGGACCTACAGGAGAATTATCGGCTTGCCAAGCTGGTCGCTCCCTATGTGGATAAGGTCCGCTATAACCCCGGGCATTTATACCACCATGAACGGCAAAAACCCTGGCAAGATAAGGTGAAATTTTTGCTGGATGTGGCTGGCGAGAATGATTGTGCCCTACGGATTGGGGTTAATGGGGGTTCGGTTGACCCGGCCAAGGCTTCCCAATTTCCTGAGGGCGACTCCATTTCGCCAATGCTGGCGAGTGCCCTGGAGCACTGTGAGCTGCTGGATACCCTTGGCTTTACCCGCTATTGTGTTTCCCTCAAAGATTCAGACCCTAGGAAGGTCGCTGAACTGAACCAACGTTTCGCTGCCGAGCGCCCTGATGTCCCTCTTCATCTAGGTGTGACCGAAGCCGGTATGCCACCAGAGGGAATCATCAAAACCCGAATTGCTTTTGAGCAGCTTATCAGCCGGGGGATTGGGGATACTATTCGAGTCTCGCTCACCTTACCCTTTGATCGCAAGGGAGATGAAATCGAAGCAGGCCGCCAAATTCTTGCTGATATTGCCGCGGGACGAGTACGCAGTGTGGTGGACTACGGTCTCAAAACCCTCAATATTATTAGTTGTCCGAGTTGCTCGCGGGTAGAAAATGAAGCCTTTATCGAATTAGCACAGCAGGTGAAAGCCATGACAGAATATGCCGCCGATCATGCGGTCACCATTGCGGTCATGGGCTGTCGCGTCAATGGACCTGGAGAAACTGACGATGCGGATTTGGGTCTTTGGTGTGGACCTAAGGCGGTTAACCTCAAACGGGGTAGCGAAACCCTGGGGAGCTATGGCTATAATGAAATCTTACCCCGTCTGAAAGAAGAGCTTGATGCCATTATTGCAGAACGAACGGAGACCAGCTGAGTAATGCTCATCGAGCAGATTTGGACCGCCAATGCTTACCGTAATTTCAATTATCTGATCGCCTGCCCAGAGACGGGCGAAGCCCTTGCCATCGACCCTCTTGATTATCGCCAATGCCTTGCCACAGCCAAGCGCAACGGCTGGCAGATTAGACAGATACTCAATACCCACGAGCATGGCGACCATACCGGGGGTAATCGGGCCATGATTGCCCAAACAGGCGCCAAATTGCTCGCCCACAAAAATGCCAAAGATAAGATAAGGAGTCTCGATCAAGGCCTAGGGGCGGGAGATGTGGTTAAGGTAGGCAAGACTGTGGAGTTGGAAGTACTAGATACTCCAGGCCATACCCTAAGCCATGTGTGTTTATTCGCCCATAGTGATCCCCCGGCACTTTTTTGCGGAGATACTTTATTCAACGCTGGCGCAGGTAACTGCTACCATGGGGGTGATCCCAGTGCCCTCTATCACACTTTTACCCAACAGCTTGCCAAACTTCCCGATGCCACCCGCATCTATCCGGGTCATGAATATATTGTGAATAATCTGCGCTTTACTTTAGACCGAGAACCGGACAATGCCCAAGCAGCAGCACTGCTCTCTAAGGTCAAATTTCAAGATCCCAACCACGCTTTTGTTTCAACCCTAGCATTAGAAAAAGAAATCAATATTTTCTTCCGCCTCGATAGTCCCACTTTAATCAGAAAGCTCGGTGAAGCTTTTCCTGAATTGCCCAACACTCCGGATCCAAAGACGGTATTTCTCAAGTTAAGGGAACTTAGAAACAAATGGTGACAAACTCCTGCCTTTTGGGTTCTTTTTGACTCAGGAAAGCTATTCTAAAAATAGCTCAAGAACACACCTTTCCTTGACAGGCTACCCCCCTCGTGCTAGATGTTAGTATGTCTTTCGTTGTCTTCTCCAATCAGAGATTTAGATGAAGCAACAGGAGAATACGAGGGGCAAGAAAAAGAAAAACAAGACCAACCGACTCAACCCAAAATAAAAGGAGTAAGAAAGAAATGAAGCACAAGCTAGCCACAGCGTTAATAACATGCGCATTAATGTTTGTTGGGGGCAGCATTGCCTACGCTGCCGATCATATAGGCAAAGCGCTAGAGCATGCCGGTATGGCCGAGGCCCACGGTAAAGACGGGCATGGAGAAGTCCTGGCAAAGCATGCGGAAGAAGCATTGAAGCATGCTAAAAAAGCTGAAGAAGAAGCCGAGGGCGAAACAAAACAGCATGTCAGCGAAGCGATTAAGCATTTAGAAGCAGGGATTGAGGCAGGCAACAAAGGCGAGGCCGACTCCGCTACTCAACATATTAAGGAAGGAATAAAACACCTGGAAGCCGCTGCAGAAGCAAAACATGGAGGTGGAGCACATGGAAGCGGAAGTAGCAGTGGCGGCGGGTACTAAAATTTCCGATATAAAAAATCCCGTTGATTGTTAGAAGTAAACCGGGCAGGAAATTTAATTTCCTGCCCGGTTTATATATGGATGGCTATTTAAGCCCTCAGTACTCACTTTATATCTTTTGAGGGAAGATTATTTTAGAAAGCGATTCTTTTCTCTTCTTCTCTCCCCAAAAATTCAGAAACGTATTTGTCATCCTTAGCATGCACCATTATTAAGGATGCTGGTTTACTTGAATATCACTTTTCCAGTGAGATAATAAGGATGAGAATACATCCCACTGCGGTGGTTGCCCCCGAGGCAAAGCTAGGCAAAGATGTCATTATTGGGCCTTATGCGGTTATCAACTCCCCGGTAAGCATTGGTGAGGAAAGTGTCATCGGACCCCATACAGTTATCCACTCCTTTGTACGAATAGGGCTCCGCAATCAAATCCATGCCCATGCTGTTATTGGTGACACTCCCCAGGACCTTTCTTTCAGTAACCTGGAGACTTGGGTATCCATTGGTGATGATAATATCTTACGGGAGGGGGTAACCATCCACCGCTCAACAGATCCAGACCACCCTACCCACATAGGAAATAACTGCTACTTTATGGCCTACTCTCATGTGGCCCATGATTGCACTATAGGTCAGAGTGTCATTCTCACCAATAACGTTCTGCTGGGGGGACATGTGGAGATAGGCGATAAAGCTGTCCTAGGGGGGGGGGCCGTGGTGCATCAATATTGCCGAGTAGGCGCTTATGCCATGGTTCAAGGCAATGGCTCGGTAGGTCAGGATGTCTTACCCTACAGCATTGTCGGAGGGCATCCTGTCCGCCACTATCGCCTCAATACCGTTGGACTACGCCGGGCCGGCATCAAAGGAGAACGTTACCGGACCTTAGAGCAGGCCTTTTGGCAGCTTCGTCATGGCGCAGACCTAAACGATTTGCCTGAAACTCCTGAGATGGCCTACCTCAGAGCCTGGCTCGCCACAAAATCAAAGCGCGGCCTTCACCGCTTTGCCGCTAAAAATTCAACTGAATAATCTTCTTCACACTCCAACATCGCCACGGTGAGTTCGGCAATTGTCTGCTGGGCGCCCGCACTCAACTTATCCTTAATCGTGTGAAATTTTTGCTGCATTGCCCTAACCCGATCTTGGTCCCTTAAGAGGCTCAGTGCTTCTTTAGCAATCTGTTCCGGCGAAGCCTCCTGTTGGATCAATTCTGGGGCGATACCTTCGCCCGCGATGATGTTGCAAAGCGCAATATGGTTAACCCTAATAAGGAGGCGCCCAATCCAATAACTCAAAGGTTTCATTTTATAAATGACCACCAATGGCACGCCCATCAAGGCTGCCTCCAAAGTAACCGTACCGGAAGCAACCACCATGGCATCACAAGCCACCATAACATCATAGGAGCGATTAGGGATAATTTTCAGAGGAAGACGATGCCTTTTTAAATAGGGCGCTAAATCAGCTTCGTCTAAGGTCGTAGCAAGGGGCAATAAATATTGGATTTCAGGTTCCTGCAAGTAAATTTGCTCTGCGGCATCCAGCAGTACAGGCAATAGCCGTTTGATTTCGCTACGGCGGCTCCCAGGTAGTAACCCCAAAGTTTTACGGTGGGGATCAAAACCAAACTCAGCCACCGCCTCATCACGGCTGAGGGGGCTTTTAACCTCATCCCGCAATGGATGCCCCACAAAGCAAACCGGGACTCCCGCTTGCTTATAAAAGGGCGCTTCAAAAGGCAACACCACAGCCATCATATCCACTAAGTGGCGAATCTGATGAACTCGATGTTGCCGCCAAGCCCATATTTGAGGACTAATGTAATAAAGTACCTTAATACCCAGCGCCTTGGCTGTCTTAGCCAAACGGAGATTAAACTCTGGATAATCTACTAAGATTAAAAGATCAGGACGCTTTTCCTCAAGAAAACGACGCATCTTTTGGAGCGTCCTATAAATCTCTTTAAATTGGGATAACACTTCCACCAGCCCCACCACAGCCAATTGAGAAGAATCAAACAACACCTCTGCACCTACCGCCCGCATCCGGGGTCCTGCAATGCCACAGAAGCGAACCTGAGGAACAATTTTCTTTACCTCGCGAATCAGGTAAGCTCCATGCTGATCCCCTGAGGCCTCACCGGCCACAATGGCAACTAGAGGGGCATTATTTTTCAAGCAAGGTACTCCGGATAACTTCAATAACCCGCTCTACCTGGGCGTCACTCAACTCAGGAAAGACTGGCAGTGAAAGGCACTGGCTAGCGACCCACTCGCTAACGGGAAGTGTAATTTCCCTATACTCTTTCTGAAAGACCGCTTGTCGATGGAGAGGAATGGGATAATAAATCGCCGAGGCAATCTCCTCAGCGGCTAGAGCTGCCTGAATTTTGTCCCGGTGGGGGGACAATAACGTATATTGGTGATAAACATGGCTTCTGCCCCTATCTTCACAAGGCGGGACACAATCCGGCAGTTCCGCCAGAGCTGTGCTGTAACATTGGGCAATGCGCCGCCGCTCAGCATTGTATTGATCAATATATTTGAGTTTTATCCTCAAGATAACTGCTTGTAGTTCATCCAAGCGGCTATTAAAGCCTAATTCCGAATGATGATAACGCTGCCAGCTACCATGATCACGCAATCCTCGAAGATGCCTGGCAACTGGCTCAGAAGAGGTGGTAATCAGCCCCCCATCGCCATAACCCCCTAGGTTTTTACTGGGAAAAAAACTAAAACAGCCGGCAAACCCCAAGCTTCCGGTCTGACGGCCAGCAATCTCTGCTCCAAAAGATTGAGCGCAATCCTCTATGATCAGTAAACCATGCTTTGCGGCCATCACCTCTAAAGCCGCCATATCAGCCGCCTGCCCAAATAGATGGACGGGAAGAATAGCTCGGGTTGCCGGGGTAATCGCCGCCTCCACCTGTTCAACATCGATATTAAATGTTTTTTCATCGATATCGACGAATACTGGACGGGCTCCTACATAACAGATAGCCTCAGCCGTTGCAATGAAAGTAAAGGGAGTGGTAATCACTTCATCTCCTTCACCAATCCCGGCAGCGACTAAAGCGAGGTGGAGCGCATCAGTCCCGGAAGCCACACCGATACTATGGCTTACCCCCAAATAGGCCGCTGCTTCCTCTTCGAATGCTTTAACATTAGGGCCAAGAATAAACTGGCTGCTGGTGAGCGCTTGTGCCAACCCCTCCTCTATTTCCGCCTTGAGAGTTTGATACTGTGCCTTTAGATCCACCATCGGAATCATGGTACCCATTCCTGCTAAACTGATTTTTAATTACCTACTAAGCATGCCGCTGATTTGGAGGGCAATGGCCAGAGCTCGGCGCCCTTCCTCGCCACTAACAGGGGGCTGCGTCCCCTCTCTCACCGCTCTTAGGAAAGCCTCAATTTCCGCTTTGATGGCGTCACTTTGACCAAAGCGGCTCTCTTCATGGGTAATTTCAGGAATGCTGGGAAACATCTCCTTAGTCCCTTTCCGATAAATACTCAATATTTTATCCTGAAAGTCAATAGAGATATATGCATCCTGCTGGAATATTCGCATTTTACGTTGCGCTTTCATGCTTACTCGGCTAGCCGTCACATTCGCGACACAATCGTTAGCAAATTGGATACGGGCGTTAGCAATATCAATATCATTAGTAAGCACTGACGCCCCGTTGGCATGGATCTCTCTTACCGAGGAGTTGACAATGCTCAATATGATATCAATATCATGGATCATGAGATCCAGCATGACACTCACATCGGTACCTCGGAGAGAGAAAGGTGCCAAACGATGCGACTCGATAAAGCGCGGCATGGAAAGAAACTTTTGCAGAGCTAATGTAGCGGAATTAAATCGCTCTAGATGACCAACTTGAAGCACTAAATTATAATCCTTAGCAAGCGCAATCAACTCATCGGCCTCGGCAAGGGTAGCTGTCATAGGTTTTTCTAGCAGAACATGGATGCCCTGACTCAAGCATTCCTTGGCCACTCCATAATGAAACTGGGTAGGAACCACAATACTCACTGCATCGACTTTGCCTAATAAATCACGATAATCGGCCAAAGCAAGCGCTCCATATTCTCCGGCAATTCGATGAGCAACCGTTGGGTTTATATCTACCACAGCGACCAACTCGGAGCCGGGTAATGAGGCATATTTCTGGGCATGAAAACGCCCCAAATATCCAACGCCAATTACCGCAGTTCTAATCTTATGCTCCCTATTAAATGTCACCGAACCTATCACCTATAGTTGTCATTAAAGGCTAGTAAAATTCAGGCCATGAAGCAGAAACAAGGGTCTAGCGCATTGCAATAGACCCTTTATGGGGTAGGTTCACCATTGAGAGCTTAAATTCGAGGACCTATAAGCCGCCTCAAGCCGCTATGTTCTCTTAGGCTAACTCCGCAATGGGGCCAAAAATTGGAGGATATTTTAACAACTCTTAGATAGTAAGTAAGTAGAAATACTTATTTAAAAAATTTTTTTTGTAGCTTATCTAAAATACGAGGCATTTCATCAAAATCATTAAAAATATACAAATCTTTTATAAAAAACTTATTATTTAAATGCCTCTAAACCACTTTCAACCCCTTTTGGACAGTGGGCGAAAACAATAGAAAAAAAGCGGCTTTCAACCCCTTTTAGCAACGGCATGGGCTCAAGAGTATCCTGAAACCGGGATAAGGGTAGCCGCTATAGCGGTATCTCATCCACCGCCATAGGGGACAAGCAGAATGGACCCATCAATCAGGGAATAAACTCCCATGGTATGCTTGGAAAAATAAAAAATTCATGAAAGAACCGGTAAAATTTGACAAGATCCTGGAATGTAGCCCACAGCAAGGGCTTTATTTTTCAATCTGGGATAAGGCATGGGACCGACAAGATGCGTGAATTGCGAGCGCTAATTATCGAGGACTCCGAAGATGATGCCACCCTACTTATCCACCAACTACAACGAACGGGTTATCAACTATTCGTAAAGCGGGTTGAAACCCGAGAAGCGATGCTTGAAGCACTCCAAAAGCAACACTGGGACATCGTGCTCTCAGATTATACGATGCCCCGCTTTAGTACCCTAGAAGCCCTAGTGCTCCTGCATGAACACGGCCTAGATATTCCCTTTATCATGGTCTCAGGCACCGTGGGCGAAGATCGGGCCGTCGAAGTCATGAAGGCAGGCGCTCATGACTATATCATGAAGAATAATTTAAGTCGTTTGCTTCCGGCAGTGGAGCGGGAATTACGAGAAGCTGAAAGCCGGCGGCAACGGCAGGCGGCAGACAATGAGCGCATTCGTCTAAGCTCTATACTGGAGATTACTCCAGACTTTGTCGCTATCACGGACTTAAAAGGCCGCATCCACTACATCAATCGGGCAGGCCGCCAATGGCTCGGACTCGACGAAGAAAATCGCTGCCCCATGACTCTCTTGGCCGATTACCAACCTTCTTGGACAGCAGCCTTAATGGAAAATAGTGCCATACCTTACGCTCTAGAGGAAGGGGTTTGGGAGGGAGAAATGGCTATCTTGGATTCTGAGGGTTTGGAAATTCCCGTATCCCAGGTGATCCTTTCTCATCAGAATCAGCAAAACCAACTCGAATTTCTCTCCACCATTGCCCGGGATATCAGAGAACGTAAACACTATGAGCAAGAATTGCAGCATCAAGTCACCCATGACGCTCTAACCCATCTTCCTAACCGAATCTTGCTCCGGGATCGACTGTCTCGGGCTCTCGCCAACGCGAAACGGGAACAGCACTTAATTGCTGTTTTATTCTTGGATATTGACAATTTTAAACAAATCAATGATGCTTTAGGGCATCTTGCGGGTGATAGCTGCCTCCGCATGGTTAGTCAACGGTTAGTGCAATGTATTCGCACCAGTGACACGGTAGGGCGCTATGGAGGCGATGAGTTTCTAATTATTCTGAGCAATTTACACACCCCCTCAGATGTGGAAATCATCGTAAAAAAAATTCGCGCTACTCTCAGTCAACCTTTCAGAATCAATGGCAATGATGTCTTTATCACACTCAGCATAGGGGCCTCTCTTTATCCCCGAGACGGTGGCGACGAGGAAAACCTACTGAAATCTTCAGACACGGCCATGTGCACCGCCAAGCATACAGGCCGGGATCAATTTCGGTTTTATGCCCCCAAAATGAAGGATCGAGGGCGAGAACTGTTGGCACTAGAAACCGACCTCCGTCGTGCTTTAGAGCGGGAAGAATTTATCCTTCACTATCAACCTCAGCTCGATCTTAGCACTAACCAGATTACTACCGTAGAAGCGCTTGTGCGCTGGCAACATGCCCAGCGGGGACTAGTGTCACCCGGAGACTTTATTCCGCTACTGGAGCAAACTGGCCTCATCATAGAAGTGGGTAACTGGATATTAGAGACGGCCTGTAAACAAGCTCAAGCCTGGTGGGCATGCGGTTATCCTCTTCGCATCGCAGTTAATTGTTCCGCACACCAGTTTCAACAGTATTTATTGGATACCGTGCACCAACTTCTACAAAAACACTCCTTAAACCCTGCCTGTCTAGAGCTTGAAGTCACCGAAAGTGTGGTCATGCAAGATGTTCAGTATGCCACCCATATACTGGAACATTTGAAAGCAATGGGAGTGACGTTAGCAATTGATGACTTTGGCACTGGCTACTCATCGCTAGCTTATCTTAAACGCTTTCCCATCCACAGCTTAAAGATTGACCATTCTTTTGTCCATGAGCTCTCTGATGATTCGGAGGATGCTGCTATTGCTGAGGCGATTGTGTTACTAGGCCATAGCCTAGATCTAGAAGTGGTGGCAGAGGGAGTAGAATCAGAGGCTCAAGCCCGGTTCTTCCAAAATCACCAATGTCACCGCATTCAAGGTTATTGGATAGGGCGGCCGATGCCAGCAGAAAATCTTTTTCCTTTGATTGAATCACGCAACGTTAAACGCAGGATAGTGAACTAGAAGCCATTTTAAAATAGCAATTTTGTACTAAGACCAGGCGAAATACGTTTGAGAAGCGCAGTATATTCACTCATACATGAGCATTGCAAAACGCACCTCAACGCCACCTTGGCGCCAAAGAGCATTTTAAAACGGCTGCTTAGTTTCCTGATTGAGAAATTCTAAAATTGCATTAACAAACACTTCGGGTGTATCTGCATGCACCCAGTGCCCAGCATGAGGGACAGCCATAATGTTCGCTCTAGGAAACTGTTTTCTAATGTCTATCTCATCACCCTTTTGGAGGTAATCGGAACGATTCCCTTTAACAAATAAGGTAGGACCTAGATACATACCCTCCCCTTTTATCGCGGCACAAATCGAGCGGTAATTACGATGTAGATCATCCAAGTTTATACGCCAACGATAACCATTTTTACCTTTATCCAGGTTTGTTAACAAAAATTGTCTTATGCGGTGATCAGGTAATGCCCTGGATAGCGCCTTATCAATTTCCCTGCGACTACCGTAAGCAGATAGATTTAAATCACTTAAAGCTTCAAAAATAAAATGGTGCTCTGGGGGATAAGCACGCGGTGCAATATCCACGACCACCAGCTGGGTGACCCGTTCCGGAAAGTCTAAGGCATACTGCATCGCCACCTTACCCCCCAGAGAGTGGCCTAGCAAAGTAGCTGCACCCATTCCTTGCTGATCCATAAAGCTGGCTAAGTCTCTGGCCAAACAGGGATAATTAAAAACTTTCTTGTGAGGCGAACGGCCGTGATTGGGCAGATCTAAAGTGACGACTTGGAACTGACGGGCAAATTGAGGCGCTAAGCTCCGCCAGTTATCCATAGAGCCGAATAAACCATGCAAAATAATCAGGGGAGGGCCATTCCCCTGAATTCGATGATGAAGTAACATAAGAAGCGCTTTACATCCGAGTAGAATATTATATGCTTCCTTGATAAGAGAACGCCAGAGTCCATCCTATGGAAACCAAAGATTACCATCTTCCCGCTAATTCTCGCTAGCGCTTCTTTGGCCATAGGAGACAAAGAATACCGCTACGGAGGCCGTCTACTATGGCATGTCTTCAAACCCTTTGCGGTTTCAAGTTCCACAAATCATACCCTATTTCTAATGAACGAACAGTTTTAGGGCGGCATTCTGATTGTAGCATCGTGTTCGACGATAAAACGGTGAGTCGCCAGCATGCCCAAATTCTCCAGGTTGACCAAAAATATTATCTTGAAGATCTTAATAGCAGTAATGGCACTTATGTAAATGGTCAACCCATTCAAGGCCGCTATCGTTTGCAGGAAAACGACCAAATCACCATGGGTGATATCTCGATGGTATTTCACCTAGGGGACCCTCAAGAGACGACCATAGCCCCAAAAACAGAAATTTTATCGGCCAAAGCGAGTACACCAAGCAGACCACGGGTCGTCACTGAGCCATCAGGCTCCTATAAATCACAGATCATTTCGATGATAGACGCAGGAGACACCCGTTCGAAAACACAATTTACCATCAATACGGAAGCTAAATTAGCCGCGCTGTTACAGATTACTAAAGATCTCAGCTCAACCCTAGAAGTGGATCAAGTCTTTAATAAGGTACTTGAAA harbors:
- a CDS encoding flavodoxin/ferredoxin-dependent (E)-4-hydroxy-3-methylbut-2-enyl-diphosphate synthase — protein: MNLPRNPTRPVRIGNITIGDGNPIAVQSMCATHTRDVEATVKQVNDLVKAGADVVRIAVDTKRDVEALIEIRQQTQANLSVDLQENYRLAKLVAPYVDKVRYNPGHLYHHERQKPWQDKVKFLLDVAGENDCALRIGVNGGSVDPAKASQFPEGDSISPMLASALEHCELLDTLGFTRYCVSLKDSDPRKVAELNQRFAAERPDVPLHLGVTEAGMPPEGIIKTRIAFEQLISRGIGDTIRVSLTLPFDRKGDEIEAGRQILADIAAGRVRSVVDYGLKTLNIISCPSCSRVENEAFIELAQQVKAMTEYAADHAVTIAVMGCRVNGPGETDDADLGLWCGPKAVNLKRGSETLGSYGYNEILPRLKEELDAIIAERTETS
- a CDS encoding hydroxyacylglutathione hydrolase; translated protein: MLIEQIWTANAYRNFNYLIACPETGEALAIDPLDYRQCLATAKRNGWQIRQILNTHEHGDHTGGNRAMIAQTGAKLLAHKNAKDKIRSLDQGLGAGDVVKVGKTVELEVLDTPGHTLSHVCLFAHSDPPALFCGDTLFNAGAGNCYHGGDPSALYHTFTQQLAKLPDATRIYPGHEYIVNNLRFTLDREPDNAQAAALLSKVKFQDPNHAFVSTLALEKEINIFFRLDSPTLIRKLGEAFPELPNTPDPKTVFLKLRELRNKW
- the smbP gene encoding small metal-binding protein SmbP, with translation MKHKLATALITCALMFVGGSIAYAADHIGKALEHAGMAEAHGKDGHGEVLAKHAEEALKHAKKAEEEAEGETKQHVSEAIKHLEAGIEAGNKGEADSATQHIKEGIKHLEAAAEAKHGGGAHGSGSSSGGGY
- the lpxA gene encoding acyl-ACP--UDP-N-acetylglucosamine O-acyltransferase — its product is MRIHPTAVVAPEAKLGKDVIIGPYAVINSPVSIGEESVIGPHTVIHSFVRIGLRNQIHAHAVIGDTPQDLSFSNLETWVSIGDDNILREGVTIHRSTDPDHPTHIGNNCYFMAYSHVAHDCTIGQSVILTNNVLLGGHVEIGDKAVLGGGAVVHQYCRVGAYAMVQGNGSVGQDVLPYSIVGGHPVRHYRLNTVGLRRAGIKGERYRTLEQAFWQLRHGADLNDLPETPEMAYLRAWLATKSKRGLHRFAAKNSTE
- the lpxB gene encoding lipid-A-disaccharide synthase; this encodes MKNNAPLVAIVAGEASGDQHGAYLIREVKKIVPQVRFCGIAGPRMRAVGAEVLFDSSQLAVVGLVEVLSQFKEIYRTLQKMRRFLEEKRPDLLILVDYPEFNLRLAKTAKALGIKVLYYISPQIWAWRQHRVHQIRHLVDMMAVVLPFEAPFYKQAGVPVCFVGHPLRDEVKSPLSRDEAVAEFGFDPHRKTLGLLPGSRRSEIKRLLPVLLDAAEQIYLQEPEIQYLLPLATTLDEADLAPYLKRHRLPLKIIPNRSYDVMVACDAMVVASGTVTLEAALMGVPLVVIYKMKPLSYWIGRLLIRVNHIALCNIIAGEGIAPELIQQEASPEQIAKEALSLLRDQDRVRAMQQKFHTIKDKLSAGAQQTIAELTVAMLECEEDYSVEFLAAKR
- a CDS encoding DegT/DnrJ/EryC1/StrS family aminotransferase, encoding MIPMVDLKAQYQTLKAEIEEGLAQALTSSQFILGPNVKAFEEEAAAYLGVSHSIGVASGTDALHLALVAAGIGEGDEVITTPFTFIATAEAICYVGARPVFVDIDEKTFNIDVEQVEAAITPATRAILPVHLFGQAADMAALEVMAAKHGLLIIEDCAQSFGAEIAGRQTGSLGFAGCFSFFPSKNLGGYGDGGLITTSSEPVARHLRGLRDHGSWQRYHHSELGFNSRLDELQAVILRIKLKYIDQYNAERRRIAQCYSTALAELPDCVPPCEDRGRSHVYHQYTLLSPHRDKIQAALAAEEIASAIYYPIPLHRQAVFQKEYREITLPVSEWVASQCLSLPVFPELSDAQVERVIEVIRSTLLEK
- a CDS encoding Gfo/Idh/MocA family protein codes for the protein MTFNREHKIRTAVIGVGYLGRFHAQKYASLPGSELVAVVDINPTVAHRIAGEYGALALADYRDLLGKVDAVSIVVPTQFHYGVAKECLSQGIHVLLEKPMTATLAEADELIALAKDYNLVLQVGHLERFNSATLALQKFLSMPRFIESHRLAPFSLRGTDVSVMLDLMIHDIDIILSIVNSSVREIHANGASVLTNDIDIANARIQFANDCVANVTASRVSMKAQRKMRIFQQDAYISIDFQDKILSIYRKGTKEMFPSIPEITHEESRFGQSDAIKAEIEAFLRAVREGTQPPVSGEEGRRALAIALQISGMLSR
- a CDS encoding putative bifunctional diguanylate cyclase/phosphodiesterase codes for the protein MRELRALIIEDSEDDATLLIHQLQRTGYQLFVKRVETREAMLEALQKQHWDIVLSDYTMPRFSTLEALVLLHEHGLDIPFIMVSGTVGEDRAVEVMKAGAHDYIMKNNLSRLLPAVERELREAESRRQRQAADNERIRLSSILEITPDFVAITDLKGRIHYINRAGRQWLGLDEENRCPMTLLADYQPSWTAALMENSAIPYALEEGVWEGEMAILDSEGLEIPVSQVILSHQNQQNQLEFLSTIARDIRERKHYEQELQHQVTHDALTHLPNRILLRDRLSRALANAKREQHLIAVLFLDIDNFKQINDALGHLAGDSCLRMVSQRLVQCIRTSDTVGRYGGDEFLIILSNLHTPSDVEIIVKKIRATLSQPFRINGNDVFITLSIGASLYPRDGGDEENLLKSSDTAMCTAKHTGRDQFRFYAPKMKDRGRELLALETDLRRALEREEFILHYQPQLDLSTNQITTVEALVRWQHAQRGLVSPGDFIPLLEQTGLIIEVGNWILETACKQAQAWWACGYPLRIAVNCSAHQFQQYLLDTVHQLLQKHSLNPACLELEVTESVVMQDVQYATHILEHLKAMGVTLAIDDFGTGYSSLAYLKRFPIHSLKIDHSFVHELSDDSEDAAIAEAIVLLGHSLDLEVVAEGVESEAQARFFQNHQCHRIQGYWIGRPMPAENLFPLIESRNVKRRIVN
- a CDS encoding alpha/beta fold hydrolase, yielding MLLHHRIQGNGPPLIILHGLFGSMDNWRSLAPQFARQFQVVTLDLPNHGRSPHKKVFNYPCLARDLASFMDQQGMGAATLLGHSLGGKVAMQYALDFPERVTQLVVVDIAPRAYPPEHHFIFEALSDLNLSAYGSRREIDKALSRALPDHRIRQFLLTNLDKGKNGYRWRINLDDLHRNYRSICAAIKGEGMYLGPTLFVKGNRSDYLQKGDEIDIRKQFPRANIMAVPHAGHWVHADTPEVFVNAILEFLNQETKQPF